A genomic stretch from Arthrobacter sp. KBS0702 includes:
- a CDS encoding phage holin family protein: MPPTEAHLKAETTSLGDLLGDVTRDMSTLMRQEVELAKAELKQTAGRAGKGSGMFAGAGVAGHFVLLFLSLALWWGLGTLMGLGWSGVVVAIIWGIIGAVLASMGRKELKAIKGMPQTAETLQEIPPTLKPSH; this comes from the coding sequence ATGCCTCCCACGGAGGCCCATCTGAAGGCGGAGACCACTTCCCTGGGCGACCTGCTCGGTGACGTCACGCGGGACATGTCCACCCTGATGCGTCAGGAAGTGGAGCTCGCCAAGGCCGAACTGAAGCAGACCGCCGGCCGGGCAGGCAAGGGCAGCGGCATGTTTGCCGGCGCCGGCGTCGCGGGCCACTTTGTCCTGCTGTTCCTCTCCCTCGCCCTCTGGTGGGGGCTGGGAACCCTGATGGGACTGGGATGGTCCGGCGTCGTCGTCGCAATCATCTGGGGCATCATCGGCGCCGTTCTGGCCTCGATGGGCCGCAAGGAACTCAAGGCGATCAAGGGCATGCCCCAGACCGCGGAGACCCTCCAGGAAATCCCCCCGACCCTCAAGCCCAGCCACTAG